The following coding sequences lie in one Arachis ipaensis cultivar K30076 chromosome B05, Araip1.1, whole genome shotgun sequence genomic window:
- the LOC107641908 gene encoding cytochrome b5, with protein MPTISNFYSMKDASKHSTKDDCWIVVNGKVYDVTQYLDDHPGGDDVILAATGRDATDDFEDAGHSKSAREQMEEYFIGELDTSAPIFTEKSYHVKLMQLAKQYWAVPVAAVGISVVIGFLYLRK; from the exons atgcCAACGATATCAAACTTCTACAGCATGAAAGATGCATCCAAGCACAGCACCAAAGACGATTGCTGGATCGTTGTCAATGGAAAG GTATATGATGTAACACAATATTTGGATGATCATCCTGGTGGAGATGACGTAATCCTTGCCGCAACTG GGAGAGATGCAACAGATGATTTTGAAGATGCCGGACACAGCAAAAGCGCGAGAGAACAAATGGAGGAGTACTTCATTGGTGAGCTTGACACATCGGCGCCAATTTTCACGGAGAAAAGTTATCATGTGAAGCTCATGCAGTTGGCAAAGCAATATTGGGCTGTTCCTGTAGCTGCTGTTGGTATCTCGGTAGTAATTGGATTCTTATACTTGCGTAAGTAA